The sequence ttattGCTGGAATTCCCATTATATCTAACAAATAATTGGTGATTTCATTcgtttttatcatttctttacaAGGAATATTATAACAGGTTAAAACATAGTTTTACTCAATGTTGTGCAAACCTGCCCCTATCGGTGGTGAACCGTATAAAACTAAGTCAGTTCAGCCAGTTgagatttttaactttttttttttggaatttcgcgcaaagcttctcgagggctatctgcgctagccgtctctaattaagcagtgtaagtctagagggtaaacagctagttatcaccacccaccgctaactcttgggctactcttttactaacaaattgtgggattgactgaacgttgtaacgctctcacggctgaaagggcgagcatgtctagtgtgacgggaattcaaacccccgaccctcggattacgagtcgagtgccttaaccacctggccatgctgagccttttAACGTCTTTGAGGAACGTTAATGATTTTGTTTCGTTATTTTAATGATTCAGTTAAAAAATCATTCAGAGTTTAGGAtacagaacattttaatttacCTCCAACGATCTAGAATGTGTTTAACCTTTATATCAGCTGATTGGAGTATGACTGACATTAAAGTAAGAATATTAGTGTTGAGAAATATGCGTTTAATGAAATACGTTTTcgctttaatattataaactttattgtaAAGATATTCAACAGATATAATTTATTCGGTGACGAAACTTGAACCTTATTTACCTTTAAACTTAAATACCAACAGCTAAAAGTATGGTTAGAAGTGtctaaaaaaataactgaaaatcatATACCTTGACTGTTGTATATTTAACCAAGCATCTGTTAGAAGCGCAGATATCTTTCAATAAAAAGCAGTAAgctaaaacatttgaaaatatgcGACTAGTTTTTCCATACCTTAAAAATACTCTCTTTACatgaatattattacttttttaataaatCGTAACATATATAGCAAGTAACGTTtaatagaatatataataaagaaacaatgtCGCAATATCTCTGATAAAGTGTTGATATTCGGTGTTATTCCAATAacaccagaacaaattaaatgtcaAGCATATAACAACAACCACGCCGCTCTATCCTACACGTTTGTAGGTTGCACATGATGAGCACCAGGGGGTGGTCGATAGGTCGGAGGGATCGTAACGCTAGCGTGTTGAAATATGTaatcttcaaaactttgatctttCTTTAAAGGCCTATTTGAGGATGTCTTAGTGATTATCTGTTGTGGCTGAGGAGGTGGCCACACCATATCATTTTTACGACGACCCATTAAGGGAGGTCCGCCAGTAAACGGAGGGGTGCGAGAAGGAGGGGTCGAAGGTTGAGTATGCCAAGAATTAGTAACAGCGCCGCCACGCGGAGGAGAAGCCGCGGTGATACGACCTCCAGTTCCATCGCCTGATTCTCCAGATTTCAGAGGTGGCCAGGTCAATTTCTTTCCTTGGCTACctagaaagaaaacaacatatccattttgattgtttgttaatattctgtttaaaaaaaacacaccaaaacttTTTCTCGttaactgtatttaaaataataaacgtggaaatttatattatattttaaaacatactgCGCAGAAATAAAATTCGATATTTAGGCTTAATTAAATTCATGTTGAAGCGCTTCTGCCAAGAGGAATTTCAATATTTCCCAATAGTAACTAACATGAAAAAAAAGTAGACATTACGATATTAACCTCCTATTGgacaatattaaaacaacaacagctgttACTAAATGTGACGTTTCATTATCAGTCTAAATTTAACTCACTTTCATGAACCCAGCCAGGAAGGAACCCTGTTCTTGGAAGTTCTCTGGCAGTGGAGTTCTGGAAAATGGAACAgtcatgttttaaatattgaaataacgtaagtttgtattcagtatttgaccgaatttttttttaaattttgagctACTAAACAGAACGAAGAAGCTTGCTAATCAGTTCATTTCATCCTCTATCTTCCACGTTAAGGACTGACTGACACTCTTATAAAGCATTCAGAGCTTAAAGTACAATAATATTTCGTTGTATCGCACGTATTCCAGCCAACCTTGTCCTCACCAAAATTCAGATCTTCaacattggttttgtttgtttccttttcttaaattttgtgctagccattcctaatttagaagtgtaaggctagagggaaggcagctagtcatcaccatccaccgccaactcttgggctactcttttaccaacgaatggtgggattgaccgtcacattgtaacgctcccacagctgaaaggacgagcatgttctgTGTGATGGAGGTTCGAACTCgtcaccctcggattacgagtcgaacgccttaaccacctggccatgccggtctctTTAACATAGGGCCACCTTCAAAAAGgtaagtaaagaatattttgtggCATTGTATGGATTCCAACACAACTAGCCAGCACTGGAATTCAGAGCTATACCATGTAACCATGGCAActaatgtaaaagaaaattaaaaattaaaacaaaattgactCAAAAACATTTATCCATTCGGCTTCTACATCTATAATGCCATAGCATTTTTGCTTTCTAATAAAAAGGTGCTTACAgatcggggcccggcatggccaagcgtgttaaggcgtgcgactcgtaatgtgagggtcgcgtgttcgcatccctgtcgcgccaaacatgctcgccctttcagccgtagggacgttataatgttacggtcaatcccactattcgttggtaaaagagtagcccaagagttggcggtgggtggtgatgaatagctgccttccctctagtcttacactgctaaattagggacggctagcacagatagccctcgagtagctttgtgtgaaattcaaaaaacaaagagaaaaacaaacaaagcttaccTGTCATACCTGTTAGTATATAAAGATTAAATTTTATATGGTTTCAGATGAAGAAAGGTATAAAATGTCTAATTGATTTCACGTGAAGATAAGATtcgttaaaatgttttatttttaatttttcgtgGAACACAACAGTTGGATGACTCTAAATACTTTCGTACGTATTTAGAACAGTAGACTTTAAATACATGTTTTGACTTAAATATGGATACATCACATGGCTGACATGAGCAGCAGTTTACCTTGGGAGGCCAAACTCCTTCTGAAGCCTTGGATTTCTGACACGACAAAGCTGGACTGGGTGACTGTTTGATTTGATGTCGAGTTTGTTGAGAATTCGGTGCAGGTGGTGAGGTTTGTAGGACCTCTTCTGGATATCTTAGTTGATTACGTTCAATTCCTGATAAAGGAGAAGCCATTTTAAACGTTTCTTTTGCCTGCGCGGATGTCGAAATCGGAGTTTGAGTTTTTTGTTCATACTCTGGTTGAATGGTAACTTTGGAAGTAGTCGGGGTTTAACACGAGTAATTCCAGGAGAAGCTGAAGGCAGTTGATATTTTAGATTGATACTTGTAGTCGTTTTTTGTTGATAAGGTAGTTGATCACCATCTGTTGCTGGTTGTTGAAACGTTGGTTGAGCAACAGGAGCAGTGAATTTGGGAGAAGCCGGTTGTTGGTAGATTGGTTGACTAACACGAGTGATTTGAGGAGTGTAAGGTTGTTGAAACGTTAGAGTGGCACTTGTTGTGTGTTTATACGATGGTTGATCACTCGCTGTTGCTGGTTGTTGATTCGTTGGTTGAAAAGCACGAGGAGTGGTATATTTCTGTTGGTAGGGTTGTGGATCTCGAGCTGGCTGGACGACAGCTCTTTGTTCATGATAACTATCTGATTTCTTTTCTGGATAAACAGCATCACTTTGAGTGGAAGTAGTACACGGTTGAGATGGTTTATAAGCTTGCTGTCGTTTCTGGTAAGGTACTGTTTCATTGTCCTCTTGTCGGGTGAATTGATTAGAACTCCCCTCAGGCACGTGTGCCGAATAAACGTTATAGTTAAAAGGTGTAGAAATGTGTGCTCCTGTGGCGGTGTGATCACGAAATGGTGGTTTAGGCTTAGGAGGAGGACTCGGTGGCTGTTTTCTGTGAAGgtaaaaaattatatcattaatttaGTCTAGTTTTAGTTTCAGAGAACAACTTTTAGTTTCGGATTCCTTGCCTGAAGTATCCGAACAGCTACTGAAAATGTTACAAGGCCTATCCGGTAATACACGCAGTTAATTTTAGtgtatttgtgtatgtgtataataCAATGTTATAAGAAAGGGATGTTTTAAAACACACTCAGAAGTCTGACAAATTTACCTAcatttcaatatatatgtatttccaTTTCCAATCCCTGTTTTATATAGTAAACTCCAGAGAGGAAAGCAcctataattaaaatacttaataaataggTAGCTTGGTGAAGTGTAATAAGTAGTTAAattagtgaagtaaaaatatatgcaAAATGCCAAAATGTCACGAAGAATTTaaggaagagagaaaaaaaaagattataggATTTCAAAAGTGTGGGAAATTGATTCGCCATCTGGTGTGTATTTGGAACTCGatattacatttagaaaaaaaaaattaagccaaAACTGCCGATAAAGCGTGTGAAATTCGTCCTTTTCTTGGCAAAATAAAACTTATGGGCTTAAGACGGTggaatttatttttcaacaatgtccgtttgtttttaattaagcgcACAGCTACATAATGAGATATTTGTGCTGAGCCCACCACTGgcattgaaacccggattttctAGTAtcataagtcttcagacttaacGCTGGGAATAGGGACTTTGAAAGAAATTCATTATGTCTTTACTAAATTGAAAATGGTATTCTAAACAGACACCGACTACAAGGTTCGTGCGCGCCATTCTCCATGATTGTGGGTACTTTGAGAAGAATGAAATACCTAACCGCATCCCCCCCTCAAAATATTACTTGGATTTACTTTGCTTGATGTAAAGTATATCACCTTTGTTATCTGTCTTGCCAATCTTGTGGATTAGCGAGAgacgttttatttaattttggtgTGACCGAACGACatattttttgaaacaagcaATGTTGTCATTGTGCTATGCCAGTTCTTAACAAGTGTGCTGAGAATGTTATGGTGTTGGCTGGGATCTGTGAAGTAGATGTGCGACTTGTATATCAAGAGTCTATGCATCTCAATCCATATGGATAACAAGACGATTCGTTATCCATAGTCCCAGGGATTTCTTTCTTTCGAATCCTAGTGGCTATGGCAGGGGTGTTTTCCATGGCAGACCACTGAACgtttcagtataaaaaaatcACCCTGTTGAAAAGCAGCCTCCTGGTGTGACAGCCTGTTTACAGATTTATTAAGTcaaaatccaggattcgattcccctcggtgaatacATAAGAATGTCTAATGTTGCTTTGCTCTAAAACCAAAGCGAAGGTTAAATATATACGTACGTGTTAACTCTATAACGAGTTTcagatgtataatatttatttcttagaaCGTCTCACATGAATCTTAGCTCCTTTATTTTTACGATTATTGGAAGTTATTAATGGTAAATGTTATATCATAGCTTTTCGGTCATCAACTGACTGGGCCTTTAATCACCATCGGGAAAAAATAGCACAGTTTAGAGCCTATTAGGGTATCTGACATTCAAGTATTCAAGCAAAAGATGTCGTTTCATTATATTTCCTTAATGACGACTTGAGCGCCccctttaaaattaaattaacagaTACTTTACTTAAAACACGTCTAATAATTGTCCAAGGTGTGAAGCCAAAAACTACATTTGAACTTAATACATGTTTTACAGATGggtataattaaaaacaaaaacttaagcTATATAATCGGAAGATAGTTTTAACCTACACTAATCTGGTTGTATTAAAATTTCACGTGTAACTTACTTATATTGTGTTGGAGTGGGTGGATCATCCATATAGTTTCTTCCTGaggaaacaataataaaaaaaaaagataaagtatACAGAACAAAACTCGGTAAATTAAATTCTCTTTTGCAAAAGACTCGTTGTTTAACATAGAGAAACATCTCTTCAATAGTTAtcatattaatacaatttttgcTCCCATGTTCATcgtcaaatatatttattttgaatatctgttttgaaaattGTCCAAATTTAGGCTTAGCGTCTTTTATCCGTATGTAGATGGTCACACTTtggtattacaattttaaatcagCAAATAGCACTGCAGTGTTCGTCTGTTATATTAATGCTAGTTTATTGTCATGACCAAAGGATTGTGGGCCTAAGTTAAGTTAAACATGTGTTTAGTCAGAATTATTTAGTAAGCCTGAAATAATGTGCAGGAACTAGCGCATATAATATAGTCCTTTATACGTGTGTCAGCCCACCATGGTATTTGAAGGTGATTTGGCTGAAGGAAGTCTGCCTAACGACTAGACCAAAAGTGACTAGTTGTTAGAAGCGGAAAGATAATTTATGAAACATAGAATATGAGGAAAGTCAGATGTAGTTTTTAAATCTCTGTGACGTGGTACGCATTTCAACTTACTTTGGAATAAGTAAGGTGAggataaacaaaattattcacatCCTATAGTGActgtattaattaaacaattcacGCATGTtgggaaaacaaattaaatcagcATAATTCTAGTGTGATCCGCACACTAAAACTGTGggcgcgttataagagtgacggtcataTCCCACTATGCGGCCTGAAAAAAGTTGACGGTGGGctgtgttgaccagctgccttccttaaGAGTCCTGGTATACGAGGAAAAGGCTCGTCAGAATTCGGTATGGATAAAGTAGATGCAttgtggttgacatattaataAGTAACATTCTTTGATTTCACTCATAGGTTCTTAATATAGTTTGCGCCATAAGAGTTGTTCTTCACACAACTGATAATATAAATAGTGCCTACACCACTATTACTTCTGTCGTATACCAGCGAACGTGATGAGCTCTGGTGTTCGGCAAAAGGCGTCGTCGACAAAGGAAGTGGCAGATATAGTGCgttttgtatattattacacATTTCTCTTTGCCGTCACGTTTATCTTTTGTAATAAAAGAAGCCCTGCATAATGCCACCTCGTGCTTTTTATAACTCGAAATAACATGTAATGTTATCCACGTTACTGGTTTATAACtcttataaaatgtaatgttattcGTGTTACTGGTTTACAAGTCTCTTGTAACATGTAATGTTATCCACGTTACACGTTTCAAGTCTCTTGTAAAATGTTTTCCGCGTTAATGACTTATAAGTCTCTTATAACACGTAAAGTGGTTCATCAGAATGTTTTATAATAAGTTGTAGCAGTGCTTGCGTCCAGGTCGTTTAAGAGAGTAGTCGACACATGTTAAACATTGCGTCAAAATATCTTAGTTACAACAACTACCTACCTTGTTTgcttaagttttaatttaaatacgAATTCATATAACAAACAACCTTTCAGTTCGTCCTCCTGCAAAGCCTTAAGAACAGCTGATCTTTGAATAACGGAGGGTGACACTTGGCTTGGATAGCTTTTCTTGTACTCTGGCCTGTTACAGAGAAAGACACGCACAATTAAGTTTCAACACAATTAATCTCACCAATGATGGGAAACAATATCATTTTGAAGTCGTACATAACTAAGTTTAGTGGGTTTGGCAGTGAAATGATTCACTTTAATTAAATGTAACgcttaactttaatttaaaaaaaaaggtttaactgAATTCAAATTAAATACGAttgacaatgttttaaaaaattaacaacaaaacacCTTCTGGGTCTTCTACTTCTGCTAAACTATTAATAAACCATTTTGctttaaatcataacttttcaGCATGTAGGACTCCATTTTTCGTTCAAAAGTTTACGAGTTTCCTGGACTTTGGAAAAGCATTACTAGAGTTTATAAAAGTCTTGGCATGGTAGGACTATACCTCAGTAATAATCCATTAAGAAATGTATTGAGGTTAAGCACATACTATACACTAGCACATAATGAGGTTAATCAAATTCTATAAGAATGATATTTTCATTGTAAGCTCGAAGAGTTATCACTCATTCTGAGGTCGGTGGTTACACATGTAACAAGCTTTTTCGGAAGATAGTGAAGGCAATCGTAAgctacacattttaataaactttccATCACATATTAACAGAGATTTTCCAGACCAGTTTTAAAAGGCCCATTGAAGTCACAcctatttgaataaaaatttgttaGGTGGTGGTCAAATGTGACTTTCATGATTCTAGTTTCTTTAGCCATTTTTTTCCTTCTGAAAACAACCAACGATTTTGAATTTTGAGGATTGGATGGAACTTACGAGACCtttctttaactttaaaatacCTGTTTCTTATTTTTCCTCACTAGCAGGATGAGAAACATACCAACTTTCATCACAGTAGCTTTGAAGCTGGAAAAATTGATTTCTGAGGCACAGACTTTACTTTATGGATGATAGAGGTACTCACAGTCGAAGTGTAATTTTGAAATTCGTTGCTATTCTAAATCTTCTGCTGTTCGAGATTTTCTCCACTTTCACTGACAACATCTAAAATTTCGATATTCGAAATCCAACATCCTTTCGACGTTCTGTAGTTCTACAATCTCACTGTACAGCattttaattcagaaatattttttttagttttattcagcCATAAAATTTGACATGGCACCACAGCATTGTCGAATGGTGGTAAATTCATCGTGTATCAAGCATGCCGGAACTAAGCATTTCGCTCGTAGAGCCAGAACTCGCACGTGTGGAGCCACTCCACTTCATtagcatataaaacaaaacattcaaataaagCGCTACTAGCTCTCTGTTTACATGCACTTTACGAACAGTAAAACATTCTTTGGAGGTTTCTCAGGAGTTTATTGTAAAACATAGGGCAAGAGAAACGAATCACATAATCTTTACTATAAACTATTTATCAAGAAACTCCACTATAACGTAACGGTATATTAAAGTACGTAAGGTAGGTACATATCGTCTAAACTATTATTCAATGAACTATCAGCACGGTCTAATGACAATGATATATTTGCTCTAAGTGAATAAATGCTAGCCTGATCTCTATTCAAAGAAATCTTGGTATATTCTACTACTTCTCTTTCTGAATTAACGTAGCTATATATAGATTTAGTTATCGTTGATTTACaggcatttatttttataaatatatcaatcgGCACTTTGTAATTCCCTAATTATATAATTATCACTATCTAAATCTTTCTAACATATAACGTACTTGGtatctatttataatattttttatcaattctACACAAAAAATTCTAATTTCTAAGTTATTAAATAATCCGCTTGAAATTCACGCGCTTTTAGTTACACGTGTGcttatttgtatttgtgtatatataaaaaaaaacgtctGTTTATTGTTTCTGGCTCAAAATTACTGATGACTTTTTAATACTGAGCAAACTGCAACTGACTGAGAAGATTCGGTATCAGGT comes from Tachypleus tridentatus isolate NWPU-2018 chromosome 12, ASM421037v1, whole genome shotgun sequence and encodes:
- the LOC143234400 gene encoding uncharacterized protein LOC143234400, coding for MSFQRPFLITLKRSDTQQPWGFRIVGGRNQSHPVLIFKVAPDSIAEHAGLHEGDEVIQVGRDNVQQMTHDEVQDIIRKYGNRLDIFIIRDLLKNQKKSDSCTLKAIVHAQYNSPMDLYSTENVADTLALHAEALTDSHSGPEYKKSYPSQVSPSVIQRSAVLKALQEDELKGRNYMDDPPTPTQYKKQPPSPPPKPKPPFRDHTATGAHISTPFNYNVYSAHVPEGSSNQFTRQEDNETVPYQKRQQAYKPSQPCTTSTQSDAVYPEKKSDSYHEQRAVVQPARDPQPYQQKYTTPRAFQPTNQQPATASDQPSYKHTTSATLTFQQPYTPQITRVSQPIYQQPASPKFTAPVAQPTFQQPATDGDQLPYQQKTTTSINLKYQLPSASPGITRVKPRLLPKLPFNQSMNKKLKLRFRHPRRQKKRLKWLLLYQELNVIN